TCTTCCATATTCACTCTTTTTGCGCCCCCGGACTCCCTCCTCTTCTCCCTCGACCTCCTCTCCTCCGCCCGCCTTTACACCTTCTCTCTCTTCCTCCACGTCTCCCCACATTTCCTCTCCTCCTCAGACCTCCTCGCCCTCCCTCGCCCCGCCTTCATCGAGACCCTCCTCCCTAACCGTCGACTCTTCGTAGAACATGCTATGTCTACCCGTAACGGCACAGCCTTGCTCACTGTTTCCGTCGACGGGGTTGTCGTCTCCGTCCCGGATCTTTTCCTTGGATCCAACATTGTTGTCCACGGGCTTGATGGGATTCTTGTTGCAAGATACGGGTCCTTGGTTAGTGAAGGTAGTGACAATACTATTGCTGAGCCACCCAAGTTCCCCTATCAAACCTATGTTTCGCCGGCCAAACCACCGGAGACTTTGTCCCCTACGGGGCTG
This window of the Gossypium arboreum isolate Shixiya-1 chromosome 12, ASM2569848v2, whole genome shotgun sequence genome carries:
- the LOC108487611 gene encoding fasciclin-like arabinogalactan protein 19 codes for the protein MENFSSKPTIVILLLLSIVSTADLTSKELDAAILALQSRGYTLFPNAISTSDLQVRLLSSQNSSIFTLFAPPDSLLFSLDLLSSARLYTFSLFLHVSPHFLSSSDLLALPRPAFIETLLPNRRLFVEHAMSTRNGTALLTVSVDGVVVSVPDLFLGSNIVVHGLDGILVARYGSLVSEGSDNTIAEPPKFPYQTYVSPAKPPETLSPTGLEMVTIGTQIKKDREAFRRDDDRATTKRTKHGTFFRFERVY